A single genomic interval of Streptomyces graminofaciens harbors:
- a CDS encoding phytoene/squalene synthase family protein, whose translation MTIVQELDLAGITDSGLRADYITTSQLFRKIGRGRYLGRFMFPAAKRSYFDAFITFVAYVDNLADDINHSVEVRARRLDEWERTYMAIAKGDPLPVDRPLSLSEQTDASLARALVHTLRTWDLPYLRVPDFVDGHRKALTTYEYANDEALDEFLETVTLLPAGWINQIFEPQSAEAEELCRHTITAFQLLDFLWDLREDLDLGRLYLPMEHLARFGLEREDLNRQIGSGHISDPVRELMRFEIGLAKKHLDAGRSWPQTLHPTSRTFMEADIQLHDSMFPELAKNGYAFFKSSRRGLGLTSGLMITRTAAAIARARKINQQSIRGGYRVRAPFQNGITE comes from the coding sequence ATGACGATTGTTCAAGAGCTTGACCTCGCGGGCATCACGGACTCCGGACTGCGCGCCGACTACATCACGACTTCCCAGCTGTTCCGCAAGATCGGCCGCGGCCGCTACCTGGGCCGGTTCATGTTCCCCGCGGCCAAACGATCCTACTTCGACGCCTTCATCACCTTCGTCGCCTACGTCGACAACCTGGCCGACGACATCAACCACAGCGTCGAGGTCCGCGCTCGCAGGCTCGACGAGTGGGAGCGCACCTATATGGCGATCGCCAAGGGTGATCCGCTGCCCGTGGACCGGCCGCTGTCCCTCTCGGAGCAGACGGACGCGTCCCTCGCCCGGGCTCTGGTCCACACGCTGCGGACGTGGGACCTGCCCTACCTCCGTGTACCGGACTTCGTCGACGGACACCGCAAGGCCCTGACGACCTACGAGTACGCGAACGACGAGGCGCTCGACGAGTTCCTCGAGACGGTGACCCTGCTCCCCGCCGGGTGGATCAATCAGATCTTCGAACCGCAGAGCGCGGAGGCCGAGGAGCTCTGCCGGCACACGATCACGGCCTTCCAGCTGCTGGACTTCCTCTGGGACCTGCGCGAGGACCTGGACCTCGGGCGGCTCTACCTCCCGATGGAACATCTCGCCCGGTTCGGTCTGGAGCGCGAGGACCTGAATCGTCAGATTGGCAGTGGCCACATCAGCGACCCCGTGCGTGAGCTGATGCGCTTCGAGATCGGCCTGGCCAAGAAGCATTTGGACGCCGGCCGCTCCTGGCCGCAGACATTGCACCCGACGTCGCGGACGTTCATGGAGGCCGACATCCAGCTCCATGACTCGATGTTCCCCGAGCTGGCCAAGAACGGCTACGCCTTCTTCAAGAGTTCCCGGCGGGGGCTGGGACTCACATCGGGACTCATGATCACACGCACGGCCGCCGCCATCGCCCGCGCCCGGAAGATCAACCAGCAGTCGATACGCGGTGGTTACCGTGTGCGCGCTCCTTTCCAGAACGGCATCACCGAGTAG
- a CDS encoding beta-ketoacyl-ACP synthase III, translating to MTRSAVLSGLGTWVPPQVVTNDMLATELDTTDEWIRTRTGIARRHVASPGMSTGHLATEAARRALKSADVDRVDLVVVATSTPDRPCPATAPVVAEALGLAGVGAFDVAAVCTGFVYGLAAAAGLIGTGVVDTALVVGADTFSTILDPGDRTTRVIFGDGAGATVLRAGDRGENGALLGFDLGSDGRGVDLITVPAGGSEQRLSGADPAPSDAYFHMDGPQVFARAVRHMSGSVRNVLDRAVLTPDDIAHLVPHQANVRILDTCARELGLPPERVVKNIDQVGNTVAASIPLALAAGATAGRFEAGQSVVLTGFGGGLTWGSALLTWPESLVAVTE from the coding sequence ATGACGCGCAGCGCGGTCCTCAGCGGTCTGGGGACCTGGGTCCCACCTCAGGTGGTCACGAACGACATGCTCGCGACCGAACTGGACACGACCGACGAGTGGATCAGAACCCGCACCGGCATTGCCCGGCGCCATGTGGCGTCTCCCGGCATGAGCACCGGCCACTTGGCGACAGAGGCCGCCCGGCGCGCGCTGAAGTCCGCAGATGTCGACCGGGTGGACCTGGTGGTGGTGGCCACGAGCACCCCCGACCGCCCCTGTCCCGCGACGGCCCCCGTGGTGGCCGAAGCCCTCGGGCTCGCCGGGGTGGGAGCGTTCGACGTAGCCGCGGTGTGCACCGGCTTCGTGTACGGGCTGGCCGCCGCAGCGGGGCTGATCGGAACCGGGGTGGTCGACACGGCTCTGGTTGTCGGGGCGGACACCTTCTCCACGATCCTCGATCCCGGTGACCGCACCACCCGGGTCATCTTCGGCGACGGCGCCGGTGCCACGGTCCTCCGGGCCGGCGACCGGGGGGAGAACGGCGCGTTGCTCGGGTTCGACCTGGGCAGCGACGGCCGGGGAGTGGATCTCATCACCGTCCCGGCCGGTGGGTCGGAACAGCGGCTCAGCGGAGCTGATCCGGCTCCGTCGGACGCCTATTTCCACATGGACGGCCCTCAGGTCTTCGCTCGCGCGGTCCGGCACATGAGCGGTTCGGTACGCAACGTCCTCGACCGCGCCGTGCTGACACCGGACGACATCGCCCATCTGGTCCCGCACCAGGCCAATGTGCGCATCCTCGACACCTGCGCAAGGGAGTTGGGCCTGCCACCGGAGCGAGTCGTGAAGAACATCGACCAGGTCGGCAACACCGTGGCCGCGTCCATTCCACTGGCACTCGCCGCGGGCGCGACGGCCGGACGGTTCGAAGCGGGGCAGTCGGTCGTCCTCACCGGCTTCGGCGGTGGGCT